From Bos indicus isolate NIAB-ARS_2022 breed Sahiwal x Tharparkar chromosome X, NIAB-ARS_B.indTharparkar_mat_pri_1.0, whole genome shotgun sequence:
agagtcagacacgacttagcgacttcactctcacttttcactttcatgcattggagaaggaaattgcaacccactccggtgttcttgcctggagaaccccagggacggggagcctggtgggctgccgtctatggggtcgcacagtcggacacgactgaagtgacttagcaagagcagcagcagcagcagcagcatttagggCAAATTCTGAACAGaagatacaaagaaacaaaacaaacaaacaaaaaaaactaaacccaactgccacttttgaagagcctggagcaaaagcagAGTACTGAGCATGCTCCCTGAACACAATAACATCAAGGAGAGGGCAAAACTAAGGCATCCCTCCAGCCAGACTCCTGCacacacctctgctgctgctgctgctgctaagtcgcttcagtcgtgtccgactctgtgcgatcccatagacggcagcccaccaggccctgcggtccctgggattctccaggcaagaacactggagtgggtttccatttcctcctccaatgcatgaaagtgaaaagtgaaagtgaagtcactcagtcgtgtctgactcttagcgaccccacgaactgcagcctaccaggctcctctgtccatgggattttccaggcaagagtactctatCCTCACCCTATATAAGGAACAAGCTTGCCCCACGTCGAGGAGTGAGCAAGCAAGTGAACTTGTTGTTTGTTCTTGCTCCCCGCTACTGCAGCAGGGGGCCCCAATAAAGTCTTGCctaaatttcttgtctggcctctagttaatttctattgatttgggaaggccaagaacctgtaaaatctgttgcttttctcaATATCTTTAAAACTCTTACAGGCTGCACCTGACAAGCCTCAGAAATAGCCCCAGACTCTAGAGTCTGGAACAGTGCACAATATCCCCATGTGCAACCTTCCCTGGACAGTGGGCAGCTTAATATCCATGGCATCTAGTGGCTTTCCAGCAGTTCCCTTCCCATTTATCAAGTTGAGGTATTTCCACTCTATTCTCAGTTTTTCAAGTGACTTTATCATGAAAGATTGTGGGAttatgtcaaatgcttttttaattgagataatcatgtgattTTGGCCTTTATCCTATTAGCATGGTGTACAACATTGATTTTCAAGTTTAACCAACCTTGtgttcctgggataaatcctgggataaaaaataaagtcctcagacctcagaatgtgactgaatTTGGAGATAGGGTTTGTAAAGGTGTAATTGGTTAAAAGGAGGTCATTAGGATGACACTGATTCAATATCAGTTCAATATCAAATTCCTCTTATCAACCCTCATAAGAGGAAAATTTGACACAGATTCAGATAGAGGGAAGGCGAGGAAATAAAATAAccatctataagccaaggaaagaggcctTAGGAAAAAACCAACCTTGCTGACATCTtgttcttggacttctcagcctctagaattgtgagaaaatgaatttattttgttcaagccacccagtctgtgatactttgttacagcagtcctagaaaactaatatagtCATTGCAGACAGTTCTTTTATATGTTACTGGATTGATTTGAGGATTTTTGCCTTTGAATTCATAAAGGACATTGGTCTGtagttatgtattttttcttgtgttgtttCCATCTAGTTTTTGTATCacttagaatgagtttggaagtattctctcctattctgtttttttggaagaatttgagaaggattGCTATTCATTCTTCATAAAATAATTGGTAGACTTCAACAGTGAATCAATCTAGacctggatgtgtgtgtgtgtgtctgtgtgaagtGCTTTACTTACTAATTCAATCTCTTTACTTGTTAtagatttattcagattttctgtttctttcttataAGGGTTTTGGGGGGTATGCTTAATTTTTATAACAGCATTATTGAGATATactgttgttgttagtcactcagttgtgtctgactctttgtgatcccatggcccatagcctgccaggctctttgtctatgggatttcccaggtacgaatactggagtgggttgccattcccttctccaggggatcttccccacccagggatggaacccgggtcttccgcactgcaggcagattctttactgtctgagccactagggaagccccttattgagatgtaattcacataccattgaaagtcgctcagttgtgtgcaactctttgcgacccccatggactatacagtccatggaattctccaggccagagtactggagtgggtagcctttcccttctccaggggatctttccaacccagggatcgaatccaggtctcctgcattgtgagcagattctttaccagctgagccacaaggggagccctcATATACTATAGTACTGACCTATTTATACAATTaaatgtctatttcttctttggttAGTTTTGATCATTTTTGTCTTTCTAGGTCATCTAATTTTTTAGCATACAGTTGTTCATATCATTCTCTTATAGTCCTTTTTATATATAGGGATGTCCTCTCTTTCCTGATTTTAGCAATTTGAGTCTCTTTCATTGGTGGGTCTAACTAAAGGTATATTAATTTCCTGATCAtttcaaagaacaaacttttgatttcatttatattctccctttcttctctattgtcaacttcatttatttctgctctgatctttgatttctttccttctgcttgctttgggtttagatcactcttctttttctagtgtcTTATGGTAGAAGGTTAGATTATTGATATGATCTTTGTCCTTACTCTGCAATTTCTAAATTGAGTCTCACTTAATACTCTTTAGCTGCTCTCACAATAAGGCCCAACACCCCACTGCGCCCTTGGCTTGGCAACTTCATCTTGGATCCCTTACACTGGGTCAGCTGTCAGGGTGCCCAGACATACCACAGGTGCTCAGAGACACCAGCATTCTGAAAATCACCTGTGAACATACACTGCCTTgaattgtttattcattcttcatTGTTTGTTTGCTGTTTCCCTTTCCTCCAGACACTGAGTatcatttgtccatttttctttgtCCATTGGACTCCCTTTATGGACCCCAGTGGTAATTTATCATGGACTTATTTCTTAATCACTACTactatttattaagtgcttacatttgtccatttttctggCGTAAACCCTCATCAATTTTTACAGACTGACTGATAAACTGACCAGTGGACCCATCATGCTATGTGGTAACTGCCTATTCCCTTGGCCATATCCCTCTTATTAGAAGTTCAATGAAGGCAGGACCCTGTCTGCCTTGCTCCCTGAATCAGTAGAGACCAGTTTAAAAGAccagtttaaaagaaaacattacaggcatttcaagaagaaaaaaaccctaatgctggaatTAGATGTTGACTAATCTGTTTAAGGTCTGGAGGAGCAAAGGTCAGGGACTGTGGATACCACAAAGAAATTAGCACAGTGCAAGAAACTGTGCCAAACCCATAGAGCTTTCCTGATACCCCAGTGCTGGAGACTGACAGGTAAGGGTGCAATTCAGGAAAGCTGCAGGAACCTCCAACCCTTAAGCCTGCAACTAGTCTGCCACCACCAATATTAGAGAAAGAATGCCTTTCTTCTGGCCTCCACATCTGGCAGCAATGTCTCTCAGAGAGACTGTGATTAGAACCTTGCCTGCAAGTGGTTATGGGCATGAGAATGGGACCAAATGCAAACAAAACCCAGAAGTAATGACTTGCTTGAGTAAAGTGTGTGTGTTCCTATGGATGGGCATGCAACATTTTAGGAATGGCTGATACCTGCCTTTTATATTCTGACTCCCTTTATGGACCCCAATGGTAATTTATCATGGACTTATTTCTTAATCACTACTgctatttattaagtgcttatatCACTATGCCATCCAGTCACTCTGCCAAATACTTTCCATTTATATAgtcatttaattaatatttgttgaatgctaTGAGCCAGACAACTCTTCTGAGCACTTAGAATAAATCAGTGAACAAAGAGACATAAACCTTGATCCTTAGAACTAACCTTCTTGTGGTGGGGGAAGGGTAGATGATaaaagcgaaaaaaaaaaaaagtaaaacatgtgGTATGTTGGAAAGTAACAAGTgccatggaaaaaaatatatcaagcaATGAAGTTCTGGAGTGCTGGGGAGGATTGGTGAGTCGTATTTTAGAATAGGGTAGTCAGGGTAAGCTTCATTAGGAAATAATAATTGAGAAAGGGCTTGAAGGAAGTTAGGGAGTTAGAAAGGTAGATATTTGGAGTAAGAACTATCCAGGGTAAAACTTTAAAAGCATAATCTTTAAGATCAAGATAAACACAAGGGAAATTCCTGAGACTAAAGGTTTTAACAAGGTTTATAATGCAACAAAAATCAGTTTTAGGGTTGGAAAGGAAGATACAAaacaatcattcttttttttatatatatactttacaGATGATAGCATTTTCTACTTAGAaagcacaaagaatcagatattaATTTCTggaattaataagaaaatttagCAAGGGTGCTAGATGTAAAGTCAatgtaaaaatcaattttatttctaccaAACAATCCAATAGAAAACTGGATAGAACATATGAAAGAAACAGTTGTTAGAGGAGGAAACCAAATTGCCAATAGACGTTGACAACACACTCAGCTTCATCAGTAACTAGAGAAATGTAGATTAAACTGACAATGACAAGCCAATTCACATGTCTCAGATTGGCACAGATTTTAATTTGGTTATATCAAGAATAGGAAAGAATGTGCTAGTACAACTCTCATCCACTGATGAAAGGCATATCAATACTGtagacactttggaaaacaaattgGAATTAGCTGTTAAGTGTTGAGATGCACATACATTTTGACTCTGGATATCACTTCTCAGTGTGTACCATAGAGAAACTCACATATGCATCAGCAGACAAGTAGAAGCATGTTCACATCAGTACCGTTTGTACTAGCAAACACTAGAAATAACCTGTATGTCCATCAATAAGCccctaaaacagtgcctggcacatagcagcaCCCATTAACTCTAGGAAGAGGAGCTTCATAGATACATAAACTATGAACGATTCATAAAATGGCATGTTACTTAGCCttctactcaaagtgtggtccaggaCCTCAGGGTTTATTCTTGCCTTCCTTCTTGCTTACTTGCAACTTCTTTTTCCGACAGTGAAGAACCTGACTTTCAACATCCCGtgtaggtatttttatttttaccagaaTGGTGCTTTATTATAGGTCTCATCctgtttcttactttttttcatttgcaCTGGTCAAGATCTTCCTATGTTGCTGTGTGTACATCTAGTCTCTTActtccaactgctgctgctgctgctaagtcgcttcagtcgtgtctgactctgtgtgaccccatagacggcagcccatcaggctcccccgtccctgggattctccaggcaagaacactggagtgggtttccatttcctcctccaatgcatgaaagtgaaaagtgaaaatgaagtcgctaagtcgtgtccgactcttagcgaccccatggactgcagcctaccaggctcctccgtccatgggattttccaggcaagagtactggagtggggtgccatacttcCAACTACAGCATACTATTTCATCATATGTATCTCCCTGTCTTACTGACTTGCATCATtctttgcagaaaaaaatatgttaCCACCAAAAAGAGCTTAAGCAAAGACCTCATCAACAGTCCCTAGGGAGAATCAACCTCAATGCCTTTGCAATTGCTGTTTCCtcagcctggaatgctcttcctctAGCTTTTCCATGGCTATTTCTTTCCCACAATCCCTTGGATTTCAGCTCAAATGTAATCTTAGAGTTCTTTTCCTTACAGGATTCTATAAAATTGTTCTCTCCTCCTTCTACCATGAAATATCCTATCACATATTCAAATACTGCTCTATTCTCTTGATATTCCTGGTCACTAGCTGCAAAATcttatttactgatttatttacaAACTACTGCCAGTCTCCCTCAACTCAAATAtcagcttctttttaaattttattcttacaCTTTTTAATGTTCAGGATTCCATAAAATGCGGAGCTTCCAGAAAATAGGGTTAGTCTCAGGGCTGTCACGTGAAGATCCTTGGGTTGTGTGCTGCATATTTACATCGTATTCTGTTGTGATTGCATAGGCTTCCAGGGAAAACTGCTGGGAGGCCTGGAGATGTGACTCTTGACTGGTCCTTCAGGAGCAACTCTCAGAGTCACATCTCCAAACCTGCCCATCTTGGAAGCTGCCTGCTCTGCCAGtcaggaaggtggggaggggaatcCGCTGAATTTGTTCATTGGAACTTTCATCTCAGGATCTGGAAGCTGTTGCTTGCCACCACCACCATACCTGCCTCTCTCTCAGCTCCCAGGAAGCTAATGGTTGGTCACTGAGAAACTGCTACAGAAAAATCAACATCTCCATGACTACACTTGccagcataaaaaagaatgtccATTTCTTGAGGGCAAGGATTCCTTTGGCATTGTTCTCTGCTACGTTTCTAGCACCTAGAACAATTCCTAGCACCTAGAACAATTCCTAGCATTAAAGAATAATTGAATGAAAGAAAGGTAATGTTCTGGGCAATTCCAGATGACCTATAAGGAGGATATGTTTCATAACCAAGGTGAGTCTGACCAAATCAGAATATTTTACTTTCCCACCTGTCCCTTACTCAACAGAATTCATCCCTACTCCTGATAGTGTTAATGTTATACAGCTGGCTGTAAACAGAGAGGTATTTCTCAGAAGATAACGTGGTTCAGTCCTTAACCCTTCCTCATCCTGATTTTGTGATCTGCCCTTAGGGCTCAGGCTATGGCAATAACTTGCAAGTAAAATCACCCGATAACTTGGAGTTTCTGTGATATTGGTGACATTAACTCCTCAGTGTAAGTGAAATGCAGTCTGTagtaaaatgatgttttaaagcTACAAAAGGTCTTTTGCCAGTAAATATTTTACTAATGTTTACAGAAACAACTCTCTAAACTTACAGTAGCAttgcttttaactttatttatttatttggctgtgttgggtcttagttgcagcatgcaggatctttgttgcatcatgtgggattttTTGCAGGACACAGTCTCtctagttatggcacatgggctcattgttctgaggcatgtgggatcttagttccctgaccaaggatcgaacctacgtTCCCTGcatttaaaggcagattcttaaccactggaccgccagggaagtctctctcctTCACTTCTGAAGGATGTATTCACAAATATAGAATTTGGGTATACGTTTCTGGGTGGTAAACTGAACCACAGATTAATCGGGGTCCATACCACTTCTTTTAGTGTCCTTGATGCTTCAAGTTTGCCTTTTTTCCCTTGACCATGTAGGTAGGACAATTGTCTAATAAGTGTATATAAATCTGTTGGGTTTCTTAAGAAGTCACATGGATGCCATAGAGATGTTCAAGTGTGCTGAACAGGCATTTTGAGAAAGCCTTAATACTCAGATCAGCCCTCCTTGTGAAACTGGGATGGAGTCGTGGTGACTCTACCTCTTGCAGAcaggttttaaaaagttatgacTAAAAGGAGACGTGAGGATTTTTCTACTTCTCTAAATAGTCTTGAAAACATGGTCAAGTTTGGGTTGGACTTGGTTTAGAATAAAGATGAAATGAAGCTACAAAGGGGCTTTTAAACACACCAGTAAGAAATGCCATGTATGAGGGCAAATGAAAACCTGAGTGATTTCTGTGCAGTATCCAGGGCAAACAAAGGATTAAGACAAGTGTTTAGAAATCACTATGAGGTATGAAGAAGTTTAGTATGTGCCACCTCAAAATATGCCACTTCGGTTACACTGATTATTTTTAGCTGAAGTCATCTGAaaaaggagaaggtgatggcaccccactccagtactcttgcctggaaaatcccatggacggaggagcctggtaggctgcagtccatggggtcgctaagagtcagacacaactgagtgacttcactttcacttttcactttcatgcattggagagggaaatggcaacccactccagtgttcttgcctagagaatcccagggacgggggagcctggtgggctgccatctatggggtcgcacagagtcggacacaactgaagcaacttagcagcaatagcagtatctgaaaaaacaaatttttcttaAATCCCCTTATTTGCCTAAAGACAGATCTTCTAAAAGGAACTCAATTGTCATAAACCCCCTCCTTGGAAGTTTCAACAACCAGGAAATATTGAGTCTTACCACAGGAGAACtagaagtccctcagtcgtgcccgactctttgtgaccccacggactgtagccttccaggcttctccgtccatgggattctccaggcaagaataccggagtgggttgccatttccttctccaggagatcttcctgacccagggattgaacccgggtctcctgcattgtaagcagaccctttactgtctgagccaccagggaagttaaggAGAACTAGAAGTCAACACCAAACCCAGACAACTCTGTCTCAAACTATCAAATCTCCCATCTATGCTTCTAAGGAgtcattcatttttctataaatcaTTTACTGTCTCCTAGACTGCCTACATCCTCCCTCTGCTATCCCTGGCAAAGTGGCATTACAAGATCTCAAATCTCACTGTCTTTCTGGgtgtttttttcttatgatgcCCATgctgaaataatattaaaaattaagaagtgtATATACATTTTCTGTTAATCTGCATGTTGTCGGTTTTTTGTCATTGACCTATGAAGTGTATATAGCTAAGAGAGTAGAGGGAAAGTCTTTGCTCCCCAACAGGTAAAAGATAAGGACAATGGGGCAATTCAAGAATAGAGAAATACACAGCATCAAGCAAATataccagaaagggaaaaaaatgtgtgtgtggatTTGGTGAAACTCTATAGTGCAGAGTtaccggggggcgggggggggaattatgaattaaagaaaagttggggcttccctggtagctcagaatgtaaagagtccacctgcaaagcaggagacctgggttccatcccagggtcgggaagatcccctggagaaggaaatggctacccactgcagtattcttgcctggagaattccttggacagaggaccgTGGCGGTCTATATactccaaggggtcgcaaagattcggacatgaatgagcgaccaacacacacacgcacataaatACACAGTGGGTTGACTGCCCCTGTTTTCTGCGGAGACAGGGAAGGGGACGGTGTAAAGGGGCAGAGCGCTCCGGGTGGGCTTTGCTTGCAGAATAGCGCTTTCTGCAAAAGGATCCCTGGAGGGCAGCGCCTTCCAAACCATTCAGGCCCTCCGGCTCTCTTTTTGGGAGTCCAGGAGGAGGCGGGGCTTGTCGGAGGGGCGGATCCCGGGGGGTGGGGCAGAGTCGCTGGCAGCAGCTCTGTGGTACCCGGCAAGGGGCGGGGCCATGTTAGGGGTGGAACTGTGCCGGCTGTCGCCAATGTGCGTGCAGGCAAGGGGGCGGAGCTGTCCCTGGACAGCTCAGGCCTGGCCTTGGATGTGGCAGAGGCGGCAGTGGGAGACCACCCCCCGAGGGGAGACCGACGGTAGGGCGCGGCGAGGAGGGGCGGGGTGAGACTAGACTGCTGTATGCCAGGAGCTCCAGGCATCGGGTCCACCTGCCCGCCAGCTCGTGCTGTGGTCGGTACGCGGGGCCAGCGCCGGCCCGGGCCCATGGCGGCGTCGGGGGCTCTGTctgcggcggcggcagcagcggccCTGTCGGGCGTGGCAGTGCGGCTGGCACGCTCAGCCGCGATACGCGGCTCCTACGGCGCCTTCTGCAAGGGGCTCACGCGCACGTTGATCACCTTCTTCGACCTGGCCTGGCGTCTGCGCATGAACTTCCCCTATTTCTACATCGTGGCCTCGGTGATGCTCAACGTGCGCCTGCAAGTGAGGATCGAGTGAACGCCCACTACCACCTCCGTCCGGGAGCGACGGCAGGAGCATCGGCATAAAGGATCACGGGGCCGGGGGCCGCCGGGACGTGCCAGGGAAGGGGCGGCCCAGGCCTCTAAGCCCTAGACCTCCGCGGAAGACGCAGCCACCGAGCCCCGGCTCCGGCCAGCCACGTCGCGGCTGGTGACAAACTGCACAGAAAACTAGCAAAAAGGGCCCTTTCCGTCGAACTCGGGAAAATTATCTGAATGCAGCCGACCTGTTGCCTCACTTTGGCCGAAGGggggagcagaaggaagaaattCTTCATTAGAAACATGAATGACTGACCCTGACCGAAAAGGTAGGAGGCCAGAGATTGGACTTGCAGGCTGGAGGGAGGCGGTTGCCATGGCATCTAGATATCCAGCCCCTGGGCGGCTTGGGGGAGGAAGGGACCCGTGGAAGCCAGCCTGGAAAGCTGCCGAGCCGAGAGCAGGCAAGGCAGGGTGCACGCAGGCCCTCTGGACAACCTTGTCATATTTCCAACTTGGGGATGAGAGGCGGCTTCCTGGGCATCACCTCTGCCCACGGCCCCGGTAGTGTCACCTGAACACGGGGGAATGGAGGGAAATGGCCCTGGAGAGGCCCTGAGAAAGCCCTAGAAGAGAGCGGATGCTGGCCCCCTTTTCCTCCACCCCTTGAGAGGCAGCCTGGACGGATGGTTGTGTTCTTGGCCCAAGCCCAGGTCTGTCTCTTCTTCAGCCCTTCACAAGACTTCCTCCTGGCGGGTCTCTGGGCCTGCTCTCTGCCTGCTCCTGCTGTCTCTCTTGCTCCTCTCCACCCTCCAAAGCTTTGCATCAGGGGACAGGGAAGAGTGGGAAAGACGTGTTCCTCCCAGTCCTGCCCCATCTCAGCCACGCTCCCTCCACCTCCTACCATGGCCTCCTGGTGCCACAGAATGCACTGCTCCAGTCCTGGAGAGCCTCCAGCAGCCCCTGTGCCCCAAAGGATTTGGGAAAGTGGGAGTCTCCTTGAGTGGAGGGCAGCTGTCAGGCCGGGGTGGGAGAGCAGTTGGAGAAGAGGCTTGTAGGGTAGGCGACAACTGGGGAGACGGGGACATCTCTGGGTGAGGAGGCAACTCTCAAGTCCCCATGTTTTTCTTGCAGGAACTGGTGTTATAGAAGGTGAACCACCCCTTCTGCGGTCTTGTCCAGAGAGTCAAATCCCTGCCTGGGGCACCCCTGACCCTAGAGCTGCCTGGGGAGCAGCCAAGAGAAGGGCCTGACCACTCCCCTCCAGGAGAGGAAGGGCTTTCCAGGCAGAGAGCCTGAGGCGGGGGGAGTGACCTAGTGGTCAGGTTCTGGCATAGGGAAGGAAGTACAGAGCTAGAGACACTCTGGCAGAGCTCTGTTCTCCCCACCTGCCGGGCTCTGGGAAGGGAGACATTTGCCCTTGTCACATAGATCAGAAGTGGGGGAGCTGAACCTGCCTCCCAGCCTGCATTCCCCACCTGCCCCCCAGTCTCTGGGAGACCTGGCAcagtgggatgggggaagggagcacAGGCTCCCAAGGGACCTAGAGAGAAAGGCCGGTGGCAGGGAAGGTGGGGTGTATGGCAAGTCACTGGGAAGAACCAGGGGACAGTCTAAGCTGAGATGGTCACAGGAGATATGAGTCCCAGAACCCCCTGGGGAGCAAGGTCCTTACACACagacctccccaccccaacccaagcCCCACCCAAGGCTTAACCAGGGGTTCCTTGGTGTTGAGTGGCACAGGCCTCTCAGTTTGGGTGGGGGTGTTGGCTGGCTCCTGGGGCTGAGTGTAATAGGAGGGAAGGGATACAAGTGGGTGGGGTGGAGCTGAGACCCACGCATGACCCCATGTCTCTGTCTCCAGGCTGCCCCTCCTGCCAGGATCACACAGGAGCATCTGCTCTGGATGGGCCTGCAGCGGTCCTGGCTGTGCTGCTGACTGGTGCACCAGGAGCGGCACTGAGGGGAGCCGGGAGAGGCCCTggccctcacccccatcccacaTCCACATCTGCCCCCTCACTGATTGCTTGCGGTCCTGGTCCTCAGTTCCTGGGACTAAGAACC
This genomic window contains:
- the LOC109554771 gene encoding small integral membrane protein 10-like protein 2A, with the translated sequence MPGAPGIGSTCPPARAVVGTRGQRRPGPMAASGALSAAAAAAALSGVAVRLARSAAIRGSYGAFCKGLTRTLITFFDLAWRLRMNFPYFYIVASVMLNVRLQVRIE